In Solanum pennellii chromosome 7, SPENNV200, the following are encoded in one genomic region:
- the LOC107026332 gene encoding cellulose synthase-like protein H1 isoform X1 has product MAPKAPSSLPLYEINYRKNYISRGIELFILFLLFSLLAYRFLTLKYHGLQWLLALICESWFTFIWILTVSAKWNQVEPKTYPPRLLERTCNFPAVDIFVTTADPVLEPPLITINTVLSLLAVDYPANKLACYVSDDGASIVTYYSLVEASKFAKLWIPFCKKYNISLRAPFRYFSGNSSPPQDSSQEFQQVWIRIKDEYKQLCKKIEDASTQEPETCDVAGDFAVFSNIQPKNHPTIIKVILENKEGVADGLPHLVYISREKRPKHPHQFKAGAMNVLTRVSGVMTNAPFMLNVDCDMYANNPQVILHAMCYFLGAKDEIDCGFVQFPQFFYDGLKEDPYGNQLKVLHEYFGRGIGGIQGPFYQGSGCFHRRKVIYGLSPHEKITAGGLKDEYIKKTYGKSEKLSTSIAKTLLEGSNIIEQFNSDSPSSFIDIAHQVGSCGFEYGTAWGQKLGWLYGSVTEDVLTGLFIQSRGWKSAYCLPDPAAFLGCAPTAGPATMIQQKRWATGLFEVLFNSKSPIIGTLFGKLQLRQCMAYLYVQLWALRSIFEVCYAILPAYCLITNSYFLPKANELSIVMPTSIFIIYNLYGLSEYIRANEPIIAWMNNQRMWRVNAMSAWLFGILSATIKLLGFSETAFEITKKDQDDTNSDIGRFTFDDSPIFVPGIAVLLLNLGALFIGVLDFKKGINIEWGLGEVICIMWIVFVFWAFLKGLFAKGKYGIPTSSILKAGALALLLLHLFKFKQ; this is encoded by the exons ATGGCTCCCAAAGCACCCTCTTCTCTTCctctttatgaaattaattatagaaaaaaCTATATATCAAGAGGAATAGAACTCtttattcttttccttttgttcTCCCTTTTGGCCTATAGATTCCTCACTCTAAAATATCATGGTTTACAATGGCTCTTGGCTCTTATATGTGAATCATGGTTCACTTTTATTTGGATTCTCACCGTTAGCGCAAAATGGAATCAAGTTGAACCAAAAACATATCCTCCACGCCTTTTGGAACG gACTTGTAATTTTCCAGCTGTGGATATATTTGTTACAACAGCAGATCCCGTCCTCGAACCGCCTCTTATAACGATAAACACCGTGTTATCGTTGTTAGCAGTTGATTATCCGGCTAATAAGTTAGCTTGTTATGTCTCAGACGATGGTGCATCAATTGTTACGTATTATTCACTTGTTGAAGCATCAAAATTTGCTAAGCTTTGGATtcctttttgtaaaaaatataatattagcCTTAGGGCCCCTTTTCGATATTTTAGTGGTAACTCATCACCACCCCAAGATAGTTCACAAGAGTTTCAACAAGTTTGGATAAGAATCAAG GATGAATATAAACAGTTGTGTAAAAAGATAGAAGACGCAAGTACACAAGAACCAGAGACATGTGATGTTGCTGGAGATTTTGCTGTTTTCTCAAATATCCAACCCAAAAATCATCCAACCATTATAAAG GTTATATTGGAGAACAAAGAGGGTGTTGCTGATGGGTTGCCTCATCTTGTGTACATCTCTAGAGAGAAGCGACCAAAACATCCACATCAATTCAAAGCTGGCGCCATGAATGTTCTG ACTAGAGTATCTGGAGTGATGACAAATGCACCATTCATGCTAAATGTGGATTGTGACATGTATGCAAATAACCCACAAGTTATTTTACATGCCATGTGTTATTTTCTTGGTGCTAAGGATGAGATAGACTGCGGCTTTGTTCAATTTCCACAATTCTTTTACGATGGATTGAAAGAAGATCCTTATGGAAATCAATTAAAAGTCCTTCACGAg TATTTTGGAAGAGGAATTGGTGGTATTCAAGGACCATTTTATCAAGGATCAGGATGTTTCCACAGACGAAAAGTTATATATGGCTTGTCACCCCATGAAAAAATAACTGCTG GAGGATTGAAGGATGAGTATATAAAGAAAACTTATGGAAAGTCAGAGAAGTTATCAACATCAATTGCTAAGACTCTCTTAGAAGGATCAAATATTATTGAGCAATTCAATTCTGATTCTCCATCAAGTTTCATTGATATAGCACATCAAGTTGGAAGCTGTGGATTTGAATATGGCACTGCATGGGGTCAAAAG tTGGGCTGGCTATATGGTAGTGTAACAGAAGATGTCCTTACTGGACTCTTTATCCAATCAAGAGGCTGGAAATCCGCCTACTGTTTACCCGACCCGGCTGCCTTTCTTGGATGTGCACCTACAGCTGGGCCTGCCACAATGATCCAACAAAAGAGATGGGCTACTGGGCTTTTTGAAGTTCTCTTTAACAGTAAAAGCCCAATTATTGGAACCCTTTTTGGGAAGCTTCAATTGAGACAATGCATGGCCTATTTGTATGTCCAACTATGGGCCTTGAGATCCATTTTTGAAGTTTGTTATGCTATTCTACCTGCATATTGCCTCATCACCAATTCCTACTTTTTACCCAAG gCAAATGAACTAAGTATAGTTATGCCAACATCAATCTTTATTATCTACAATCTATATGGTTTATCAGAATATATTAGAGCAAATGAACCAATAATAGCATGGATGAACAATCAAAGAATGTGGAGGGTTAATGCTATGAGTGCATGGCTATTTGGTATTCTAAGTGCTACAATTAAATTACTTGGATTTTCTGAGACTGCATTTGAAATTACAAAAAAGGACCAAGATGACACAAATTCTGATATTGGAAGGTTCACATTTGATGATTCTCCAATTTTTGTGCCTGGAATTGCAGTTCTCTTATTGAATCTTGGTGCCTTGTTTATTGGAGTGTTGGATTTTAAGAAAGGGATTAATATTGAATGGGGATTAGGAGAAGTTATATGCATAATGTggattgtttttgtattttgggcatTTTTGAAGGGCTTATTTGCTAAAGGAAAGTATGGGATACCAACATCAAGTATCCTCAAGGCAGGAGCATTGGCATTGTTGTTACTccatcttttcaaatttaaacaataa
- the LOC107026332 gene encoding cellulose synthase-like protein B3 isoform X2 yields MAPKAPSSLPLYEINYRKNYISRGIELFILFLLFSLLAYRFLTLKYHGLQWLLALICESWFTFIWILTVSAKWNQVEPKTYPPRLLERTCNFPAVDIFVTTADPVLEPPLITINTVLSLLAVDYPANKLACYVSDDGASIVTYYSLVEASKFAKLWIPFCKKYNISLRAPFRYFSGNSSPPQDSSQEFQQVWIRIKDEYKQLCKKIEDASTQEPETCDVAGDFAVFSNIQPKNHPTIIKVILENKEGVADGLPHLVYISREKRPKHPHQFKAGAMNVLTRVSGVMTNAPFMLNVDCDMYANNPQVILHAMCYFLGAKDEIDCGFVQFPQFFYDGLKEDPYGNQLKVLHEYFGRGIGGIQGPFYQGSGCFHRRKVIYGLSPHEKITAGGLKDEYIKKTYGKSEKLSTSIAKTLLEGSNIIEQFNSDSPSSFIDIAHQVGSCGFEYGTAWGQKLGWLYGSVTEDVLTGLFIQSRGWKSAYCLPDPAAFLGCAPTAGPATMIQQKRWATGLFEVLFNSKSPIIGTLFGKLQLRQCMAYLYVQLWALRSIFEVCYAILPAYCLITNSYFLPKGKYDQKFKTTQS; encoded by the exons ATGGCTCCCAAAGCACCCTCTTCTCTTCctctttatgaaattaattatagaaaaaaCTATATATCAAGAGGAATAGAACTCtttattcttttccttttgttcTCCCTTTTGGCCTATAGATTCCTCACTCTAAAATATCATGGTTTACAATGGCTCTTGGCTCTTATATGTGAATCATGGTTCACTTTTATTTGGATTCTCACCGTTAGCGCAAAATGGAATCAAGTTGAACCAAAAACATATCCTCCACGCCTTTTGGAACG gACTTGTAATTTTCCAGCTGTGGATATATTTGTTACAACAGCAGATCCCGTCCTCGAACCGCCTCTTATAACGATAAACACCGTGTTATCGTTGTTAGCAGTTGATTATCCGGCTAATAAGTTAGCTTGTTATGTCTCAGACGATGGTGCATCAATTGTTACGTATTATTCACTTGTTGAAGCATCAAAATTTGCTAAGCTTTGGATtcctttttgtaaaaaatataatattagcCTTAGGGCCCCTTTTCGATATTTTAGTGGTAACTCATCACCACCCCAAGATAGTTCACAAGAGTTTCAACAAGTTTGGATAAGAATCAAG GATGAATATAAACAGTTGTGTAAAAAGATAGAAGACGCAAGTACACAAGAACCAGAGACATGTGATGTTGCTGGAGATTTTGCTGTTTTCTCAAATATCCAACCCAAAAATCATCCAACCATTATAAAG GTTATATTGGAGAACAAAGAGGGTGTTGCTGATGGGTTGCCTCATCTTGTGTACATCTCTAGAGAGAAGCGACCAAAACATCCACATCAATTCAAAGCTGGCGCCATGAATGTTCTG ACTAGAGTATCTGGAGTGATGACAAATGCACCATTCATGCTAAATGTGGATTGTGACATGTATGCAAATAACCCACAAGTTATTTTACATGCCATGTGTTATTTTCTTGGTGCTAAGGATGAGATAGACTGCGGCTTTGTTCAATTTCCACAATTCTTTTACGATGGATTGAAAGAAGATCCTTATGGAAATCAATTAAAAGTCCTTCACGAg TATTTTGGAAGAGGAATTGGTGGTATTCAAGGACCATTTTATCAAGGATCAGGATGTTTCCACAGACGAAAAGTTATATATGGCTTGTCACCCCATGAAAAAATAACTGCTG GAGGATTGAAGGATGAGTATATAAAGAAAACTTATGGAAAGTCAGAGAAGTTATCAACATCAATTGCTAAGACTCTCTTAGAAGGATCAAATATTATTGAGCAATTCAATTCTGATTCTCCATCAAGTTTCATTGATATAGCACATCAAGTTGGAAGCTGTGGATTTGAATATGGCACTGCATGGGGTCAAAAG tTGGGCTGGCTATATGGTAGTGTAACAGAAGATGTCCTTACTGGACTCTTTATCCAATCAAGAGGCTGGAAATCCGCCTACTGTTTACCCGACCCGGCTGCCTTTCTTGGATGTGCACCTACAGCTGGGCCTGCCACAATGATCCAACAAAAGAGATGGGCTACTGGGCTTTTTGAAGTTCTCTTTAACAGTAAAAGCCCAATTATTGGAACCCTTTTTGGGAAGCTTCAATTGAGACAATGCATGGCCTATTTGTATGTCCAACTATGGGCCTTGAGATCCATTTTTGAAGTTTGTTATGCTATTCTACCTGCATATTGCCTCATCACCAATTCCTACTTTTTACCCAAG GGCAAGTATGATCAAAAGTTCAAGACCACACAGAGCTAA